From one Lycium ferocissimum isolate CSIRO_LF1 chromosome 7, AGI_CSIRO_Lferr_CH_V1, whole genome shotgun sequence genomic stretch:
- the LOC132065342 gene encoding uncharacterized protein LOC132065342 encodes MSSGSPKPSKFAVYQNPAFSAALTTNSLRPSKSNFVFILTLSFASSSLILRSFSRENGIADSLKFGYVSQETACLIVRLIQAFAAVVLFGTFLALFKAIYLCTTKTADVSIVSPDKGTTEHARLTNRQLGLLGIKPNVEQTTTESPKRPPKARSVSASPSEPLVPVHQPISSSNHSSRLSSDKGRTSSGTKIPSFSNPSKSPASPSLYLVSASSSQSPLIQSSSGGEHLVATPWSNKRATYHKEIATEEQFEKFLADVDERITESASKLATPPPTISGFGVASPGNLPSSTNTSGTPRSTPLRPVRMSPGSQKFSTPPKKEGDLPPPMSMEESTEAFEHLGIYPQIEQWRDRLRQWFSSMLLKPLLNKIDTSHTKVMQAAGKLGITITVSQVGNETPDTGTAAIATTGRTNEWKPTFSVDEDGLLHQLRVTLVNALDTCMPKSTSGGLQASSPQTSMIPILQECIDAITEHQRLHSLMKGEWGKGLLPQSGVRAEYTVQRIRELAEGTCLRNYDYLGSLEGYKKGNNKWNLELPTDSHLLLYLFCAFLEHPKWMLHVDPTAYAGTQSSKNPLFLGVLPPKERFPEKYVAVVSGVPSVLHPGACILAVGKQSPPVFALYWDKKPQFSLQGRTALWDSILLLCYKIKTGYGGLVRGMHLSSSALGILPVLDSEKDDC; translated from the exons ATGAGCTCGGGTTCACCTAAACCCTCAAAATTCGCGGTGTATCAGAACCCAGCCTTTTCTGCTGCCTTAACAACTAATAGCCTTCGTCCTTCCAAATCTAATTTCGTATTTATACTCACTCTTTCCTTCGCTTCCAGTTCTCTTATTCTCAGGAGTTTTTCTAG GGAAAACGGGATTGCCGACAGCCTGAAATTTGGATATGTTTCTCAAGAAACTGCTT GTCTTATTGTCAGACTGATTCAGGCTTTTGCAGCCGTAGTCTTGTTTGGAACTTTTCTTGCCCTTTTCAAGGCTATTTATTTATGTACAACGAAGACTGCTGATGTGTCAATTGTGTCTCCGGACAAAGGAACAACGGAGCATGCACGTCTGACTAATCGACAATTAGGGCTTTTAGGGATTAAACCAAATGTTGAGCAAACTACTACGGAGTCTCCGAAGAGACCTCCCAAAGCAAGAAGTGTCTCAGCCTCTCCATCAGAACCCCTTGTCCCTGTTCATCAGCCAATTTCTAGTTCAAACCATTCATCTAGACTTAGTAGTGACAAAGGTAGAACTAGCAGTGGAACTAAAATACCATCTTTTAGCAACCCTTCGAAATCACCAGCTTCGCCATCCTTGTATCTTGTTTCAGCATCTTCCTCTCAATCACCTTTAATCCAGTCTTCATCGGGTGGGGAACACTTGGTTGCCACCCCTTGGTCGAACAAGCGAGCTACTTATCATAAAGAGATTGCGACGGAGGAACAGTTTGAAAAGTTCCTGGCTGATGTTGATGAGAGAATTACTGAATCAGCAAGCAAGTTGGCAACTCCACCGCCCACCATAAGTGGGTTTGGTGTAGCCAGTCCTGGTAACTTGCCCAGTTCCACGAATACTTCTGGAACTCCAAGAAGTACTCCTCTAAGGCCTGTTAGGATGTCCCCTGGTTCCCAGAAGTTCTCAACTCCACCAAAGAAGGAAGGCGATCTACCACCTCCAATGTCAATGGAAGAGTCCACTGAAGCATTTGAACATCTGGGGATTTATCCACAGATCGAGCAGTGGCGTGATCGACTCAGGCAATGGTTTTCATCCATGCTGCTAAAGCCTTTGCTTAACAAAATTGATACTAGCCATACGAAG GTTATGCAAGCTGCCGGCAAACTAGGCATTACAATCACTGTCAGTCAAGTTGGAAATGAAACACCTGATACTGGGACTGCTGCTATAGCTACTACCGGGAGGACTAATGAATGGAAACCCACATTTTCTGTTGATGAAGACGGCTTACTTCACCAGTTGCGTGTAACTCTTGTCAATGCTCTTGATACTTGCATGC CAAAGTCAACTTCTGGAGGTCTTCAAGCATCCTCGCCACAGACCTCTATGATCCCTATTTTACAAGAGTGCATCGATGCCATCACTGAACACCAAAGGCTTCATTCATTAATGAAAGGAGAATGGGGCAAGGGATTGTTGCCACAAAGCGGTGTCCGTGCAGAATATACAGTACAGAGGATCAGAG AACTTGCTGAAGGAACCTGTTTGAGGAACTATGATTATTTGGGCAGTCTGGAGGGGTATAAGAAAGGAAACAATAAATGGAATCTCGAGCTTCCAACCGATTCTCATTTGCTCCTATATTTGTTTTGTGCTTTCCTGGAGCACCCAAAGTGGATGCTGCATGTTGATCCTACAGCTTATGCTGGAACCCAGTCTAGCAAAAATCCATTATTTTTGGGTGTCTTACCTCCTAAAGAAAGGTTCCCTGAAAAGTATGTAGCTGTTGTGTCTGGTGTTCCTTCTGTGCTCCATCCAGGAGCTTGCATATTGGCTGTCGGAAAGCAAAGTCCCCCAGTTTTTGCCCTATACTGGGATAAGAAGCCTCAGTTTTCTCTCCAG GGGAGAACAGCACTTTGGGATTCTATCTTGCTACTGTGCTATAAAATTAAGACTGGGTATGGAGGGTTAGTGCGGGGCATGCATCTTTCTTCATCAGCATTGGGCATTCTCCCAGTTCTTGATTCAGAAAAGGACGACTGCTGA
- the LOC132065341 gene encoding E3 SUMO-protein ligase SIZ1 isoform X2, producing MVYDMYKLFLPSVASGLLNVRGFSVKCTNPVQSIEKTFQITRADRDLLAKQENDLQAWCMLLNDKVQFRMQWPQYADLQVNGVPVRAINRPGSQLLGANGRDDGPIITPCTRDGINKITLTGCDARVFCLGVRLVKRRTVQQVLGMIPKESDGEQFEDALSRVRRCVGGGTATENADSDSDLEVVADCIPVNLRCPMSGSRMKVAGRFKPCIHMGCFDLDVFVEMNQRSRKWQCPICLKNYSLEHVIIDPYFNRITSQMRSCGEDVTEIEVKPDGSWRAKTEGDRRSLGDLGRWHLPDGSLSESLDIESKPKPEILKQVKQEGGSDGNGLKVGLKKNRNGLWEISKPEDQTFSSGNISRENFGQDVIPMSSSATGSGKEGEDPSVNQGGNGNLDFLNNAFDLEAISLNIDPTYGFGNGNPSVPAGDAEVIVLSDSEEENEPIMPSGAIFNNHSDAPVVSFPAQPQGIPDSFHDSALVNGGNSGLGRNDEDFGMNSRWPLTSGTQGGPVFQFLRSDADVSGSLVDVQHGAINCTSSISGYGLAGDTGIGSASLFPGTYADPPIANMNDSLVDNPLAFSGNDPSLQIFLPTRPSDMSVEAARDPPDVSNGVGTEDWISLRLGGDGGVDGDSAVANGVSSEQQVQTKDTALNSLADTASLLLGMNESISTKSSRERSDSPFTFPRQRRSVRPRLYLSINSDSE from the exons ATGGTGTATGACATGTATAAGCTTTTTCTGCCTTCTGTGGCAAGTGGTCTCTTGAATGTAAGAGGATTCTCTGTTAAATG CACGAACCCTGTGCAGAGTATTGAGAAAACATTTCAGATCACCAGAGCGGACAGAGACTTGTTGGCAAAACAGGAAAATGATCTCCAG GCTTGGTGCATGCTTCTCAATGACAAGGTACAATTTAGGATGCAGTGGCCTCAATATGCAGATTTGCAGGTGAATG GGGTTCCAGTGCGCGCGATAAATAGACCTGGCTCTCAATTGCTCGGTGCTAATGGTCGAGATGATGGCCCTATA ATCACACCATGCACCCGAGATGGAATCAACAAGATCACATTAACAGGATGTGATGCTCGTGTCTTTTGCTTAGGGGTCAGACTTGTGAAGCGGCGTACTGTTCAACAG GTTCTTGGTATGATTCCAAAGGAGTCAGATGGTGAGCAATTTGAAGACGCTCTTTCTCGCGTTCGTCGTTGTGTTGGTGGTGGGACGGCCACTGAAAATGCTGATAGTGATAGTGATCTGGAAGTGGTTGCTGATTGTATTCCTGTCAATCTTCGGTGCCCT ATGAGTGGTTCAAGGATGAAAGTTGCTGGTAGATTCAAACCTTGTATACACATGGGCTGCTTTGATCTTGACGTCTTTGTTGAAATGAATCAAAGGTCGAGGAAG TGGCAATGCCCCATCTGTCTCAAGAACTACTCTTTGGAGCATGTCATCATAGATCCGTATTTCAATCGAATTACTTCTCAG ATGCGAAGTTGTGGAGAAGATGTTacagaaattgaagtgaaaccTGATGGTTCTTGGCGCGCAAAGACAGAAGGTGATCGAAGGAGTCTTGGGGATCTTGGGCGTTGGCATTTACCTGATGGGTCTCTGAGTGAATCTCTAGATATAGAGTCAAAGCCTAAGCCTGAAATTCTTAAGCAGGTTAAACAGGAAGGAGGCTCTGATGGCAATGGCCTTAAAGTTGGATTGAAGAAGAACAGAAACGGATTGTGGGAAATCAGCAAACCTGAAGACCAAACATTTTCATCCGGAAATATATCAAGAGAAAATTTTGGTCAGGATGTCATTCCAATGAGCAGCAGTGCCACTGGGAGTGGCAAAGAAGGTGAAGATCCCAGCGTTAATCAAGGTGGTAATGGGAACCTTGACTTCTTGAACAATGCGTTTGATCTTGAGGCCATCTCTCTTAATATTGACCCAACATATGGTTTTGGCAACGGAAATCCGTCAGTACCAGCAGGAGATGCTGAAGTTATTGTACTAAGTGATtctgaagaagaaaatgagccaATTATGCCATCTGGAGCTATCTTTAACAACCATAGTGATGCACCTGTAGTTTCTTTTCCAGCTCAGCCACAAGGAATTCCGGATTCTTTTCATGATTCTGCGCTTGTTAACGGTGGGAATTCAGGCCTGGGGCGTAATGATGAGGATTTTGGGATGAACTCAAGGTGGCCCTTGACTTCTGGAACCCAAGGTGGCCCTGTTTTTCAGTTTTTGAGGTCTGATGCTGATGTTTCAGGATCTTTAGTAGATGTGCAGCATGGTGCTATTAACTGTACCAGTTCTATCAGTGGGTATGGTTTGGCTGGAGATACTGGCATTGGATCTGCTTCTCTTTTTCCTGGAACATACGCCGACCCCCCTATTGCTAATATGAATGACAGTTTAGTTGATAATCCCCTAGCATTTAGTGGTAATGATCCCTCACTTCAGATATTTCTTCCTACTAGACCATCAGATATGTCAGTGGAAGCTGCGAGGGATCCGCCTGATGTTTCAAATGGCGTTGGTACTGAGGATTGGATCTCACTTAGGCTTGGTGGTGATGGAGGGGTTGATGGTGATTCTGCAGTTGCAAATGGGGTAAGCTCTGAGCAGCAAGTACAAACAAAAGACACTGCCTTGAACTCATTGGCTGACACTG CTTCATTGCTTCTtggtatgaatgagagcatatcaACTAAGAGCAGTAGAGAACGATCAGACAGTCCTTTTACATTTCCTCGTCAACGTCGTTCTGTAAGACCAAGATTGTATTTAAGTATTAATTCGGATTCTGAATAG
- the LOC132065341 gene encoding E3 SUMO-protein ligase SIZ1 isoform X1, producing the protein MDLVASCKDKLAYFRIKELKDVLTQLSLSKQGKKQDLVDRILATLSDERVSGMWPKKNSVAKEDVAKLVDDIYRKMQVSGATDLASKSQVVSDTSNVKLKEEVDDSYHMKIRCVCTSSLQTETMIQCENRRCLTWQHIRCVVIPDTPMEGGDPPIPPTTFYCELCRLVRADPFWVTMGHPLYPAKLAITSVPADGTNPVQSIEKTFQITRADRDLLAKQENDLQAWCMLLNDKVQFRMQWPQYADLQVNGVPVRAINRPGSQLLGANGRDDGPIITPCTRDGINKITLTGCDARVFCLGVRLVKRRTVQQVLGMIPKESDGEQFEDALSRVRRCVGGGTATENADSDSDLEVVADCIPVNLRCPMSGSRMKVAGRFKPCIHMGCFDLDVFVEMNQRSRKWQCPICLKNYSLEHVIIDPYFNRITSQMRSCGEDVTEIEVKPDGSWRAKTEGDRRSLGDLGRWHLPDGSLSESLDIESKPKPEILKQVKQEGGSDGNGLKVGLKKNRNGLWEISKPEDQTFSSGNISRENFGQDVIPMSSSATGSGKEGEDPSVNQGGNGNLDFLNNAFDLEAISLNIDPTYGFGNGNPSVPAGDAEVIVLSDSEEENEPIMPSGAIFNNHSDAPVVSFPAQPQGIPDSFHDSALVNGGNSGLGRNDEDFGMNSRWPLTSGTQGGPVFQFLRSDADVSGSLVDVQHGAINCTSSISGYGLAGDTGIGSASLFPGTYADPPIANMNDSLVDNPLAFSGNDPSLQIFLPTRPSDMSVEAARDPPDVSNGVGTEDWISLRLGGDGGVDGDSAVANGVSSEQQVQTKDTALNSLADTASLLLGMNESISTKSSRERSDSPFTFPRQRRSVRPRLYLSINSDSE; encoded by the exons ATGGATTTGGTTGCTAGCTGCAAG GATAAGTTGGCATATTTTCGGATAAAGGAGCTCAAAGATGTTCTGACTCAACTTAGTCTCTCGAAGCAAGGGAAGAAGCAG GACCTTGTTGATCGCATATTAGCTACACTCTCTGATGAACGAG TTTCAGGAATGTGGCCAAAGAAAAACAGTGTTGCGAAGGAAGATGTTGCAAAACTTGTTGATGACATTTACAG AAAAATGCAGGTATCTGGGGCAACTGACCTAGCATCGAAGTCACAAGTCGTCTCGGATACCAGtaatgtgaagttgaaggagGAAGTTGATGACTCTTACCATATGAAAATTCGCTGTGTGTGTACAAGCTCGTTACAAACTGAAACAATGATTCAG TGTGAAAACAGAAGATGTCTCACGTGGCAACATATTCGTTGTGTTGTCATACCCGATACGCCAATGGAGGGTGGTGATCCACCAATTCCGCCTACAACTTTTTACTGTGAATTGTGCAGACTGGTTCGCGCCGACCC TTTTTGGGTGACAATGGGACACCCTTTATATCCCGCAAAGTTGGCCATTACCAGCGTTCCTGCCGATGG CACGAACCCTGTGCAGAGTATTGAGAAAACATTTCAGATCACCAGAGCGGACAGAGACTTGTTGGCAAAACAGGAAAATGATCTCCAG GCTTGGTGCATGCTTCTCAATGACAAGGTACAATTTAGGATGCAGTGGCCTCAATATGCAGATTTGCAGGTGAATG GGGTTCCAGTGCGCGCGATAAATAGACCTGGCTCTCAATTGCTCGGTGCTAATGGTCGAGATGATGGCCCTATA ATCACACCATGCACCCGAGATGGAATCAACAAGATCACATTAACAGGATGTGATGCTCGTGTCTTTTGCTTAGGGGTCAGACTTGTGAAGCGGCGTACTGTTCAACAG GTTCTTGGTATGATTCCAAAGGAGTCAGATGGTGAGCAATTTGAAGACGCTCTTTCTCGCGTTCGTCGTTGTGTTGGTGGTGGGACGGCCACTGAAAATGCTGATAGTGATAGTGATCTGGAAGTGGTTGCTGATTGTATTCCTGTCAATCTTCGGTGCCCT ATGAGTGGTTCAAGGATGAAAGTTGCTGGTAGATTCAAACCTTGTATACACATGGGCTGCTTTGATCTTGACGTCTTTGTTGAAATGAATCAAAGGTCGAGGAAG TGGCAATGCCCCATCTGTCTCAAGAACTACTCTTTGGAGCATGTCATCATAGATCCGTATTTCAATCGAATTACTTCTCAG ATGCGAAGTTGTGGAGAAGATGTTacagaaattgaagtgaaaccTGATGGTTCTTGGCGCGCAAAGACAGAAGGTGATCGAAGGAGTCTTGGGGATCTTGGGCGTTGGCATTTACCTGATGGGTCTCTGAGTGAATCTCTAGATATAGAGTCAAAGCCTAAGCCTGAAATTCTTAAGCAGGTTAAACAGGAAGGAGGCTCTGATGGCAATGGCCTTAAAGTTGGATTGAAGAAGAACAGAAACGGATTGTGGGAAATCAGCAAACCTGAAGACCAAACATTTTCATCCGGAAATATATCAAGAGAAAATTTTGGTCAGGATGTCATTCCAATGAGCAGCAGTGCCACTGGGAGTGGCAAAGAAGGTGAAGATCCCAGCGTTAATCAAGGTGGTAATGGGAACCTTGACTTCTTGAACAATGCGTTTGATCTTGAGGCCATCTCTCTTAATATTGACCCAACATATGGTTTTGGCAACGGAAATCCGTCAGTACCAGCAGGAGATGCTGAAGTTATTGTACTAAGTGATtctgaagaagaaaatgagccaATTATGCCATCTGGAGCTATCTTTAACAACCATAGTGATGCACCTGTAGTTTCTTTTCCAGCTCAGCCACAAGGAATTCCGGATTCTTTTCATGATTCTGCGCTTGTTAACGGTGGGAATTCAGGCCTGGGGCGTAATGATGAGGATTTTGGGATGAACTCAAGGTGGCCCTTGACTTCTGGAACCCAAGGTGGCCCTGTTTTTCAGTTTTTGAGGTCTGATGCTGATGTTTCAGGATCTTTAGTAGATGTGCAGCATGGTGCTATTAACTGTACCAGTTCTATCAGTGGGTATGGTTTGGCTGGAGATACTGGCATTGGATCTGCTTCTCTTTTTCCTGGAACATACGCCGACCCCCCTATTGCTAATATGAATGACAGTTTAGTTGATAATCCCCTAGCATTTAGTGGTAATGATCCCTCACTTCAGATATTTCTTCCTACTAGACCATCAGATATGTCAGTGGAAGCTGCGAGGGATCCGCCTGATGTTTCAAATGGCGTTGGTACTGAGGATTGGATCTCACTTAGGCTTGGTGGTGATGGAGGGGTTGATGGTGATTCTGCAGTTGCAAATGGGGTAAGCTCTGAGCAGCAAGTACAAACAAAAGACACTGCCTTGAACTCATTGGCTGACACTG CTTCATTGCTTCTtggtatgaatgagagcatatcaACTAAGAGCAGTAGAGAACGATCAGACAGTCCTTTTACATTTCCTCGTCAACGTCGTTCTGTAAGACCAAGATTGTATTTAAGTATTAATTCGGATTCTGAATAG